In Fusobacterium hwasookii, a single window of DNA contains:
- a CDS encoding ComEA family DNA-binding protein, with protein sequence MKKIMLLLGIFSLFSLNMYSAPDLSNNDYKIIMSSQNMKDEKEELMDINKVSEQDMLARKVSQSYVSKIIEYREITGGFDKLEDMKRIKGIGDATYQKLSKVFKVGSEPNKKMLNINSADDITLKYYGFSKKEIKRIQKYLDKNDRITDNIEFQKIVNKKTYERLKDLINYDGGKR encoded by the coding sequence ATGAAAAAAATAATGTTACTATTAGGAATATTTAGCTTGTTTTCTTTAAATATGTATTCAGCACCAGATTTAAGCAACAATGATTATAAAATAATTATGAGTTCGCAAAATATGAAAGATGAAAAAGAAGAATTAATGGATATCAATAAAGTTAGTGAACAAGATATGTTAGCTAGAAAAGTATCTCAAAGTTATGTAAGTAAAATCATAGAATATAGAGAAATAACTGGTGGTTTTGATAAACTAGAAGATATGAAAAGAATAAAAGGTATAGGAGATGCAACTTATCAAAAATTATCTAAGGTTTTTAAGGTAGGCTCAGAACCAAATAAAAAGATGTTGAATATTAATTCAGCTGATGATATAACTTTAAAATATTATGGCTTTTCTAAAAAAGAAATTAAAAGAATACAAAAATATTTAGATAAAAATGATAGAATAACTGATAATATTGAATTTCAAAAGATAGTAAATAAGAAGACTTATGAAAGATTAAAAGATTTAATCAATTATGATGGAGGAAAAAGATAA
- a CDS encoding type IV pilus twitching motility protein PilT — MNIEKIFDYARENNISDLHLLEGEKIYFRKDGKIIEYDNYITVNKDELLEICNGKIEEDFAYTDSKNQRYRVNSFLTRGKLALVIRIINKEPIKLKGKFINKLIDEKILSLKDGLVLVTGITGSGKSTTLANIIEKFNENKNLKILTIEDPIEYIFENKKSLIIQRELGKDVESFEKALKSSLRQDPDVIILGEIRDEESLYSALKLAETGHLVFSTLHTMNTVESVNRLISMVKSEKKDFIREQLASVLRFILSQELHRGKKTIPIFEVLNNTKAVANLILNNKLNQIPTLIESGIENFMITKEKYLKNLETESD, encoded by the coding sequence ATGAATATAGAAAAAATATTTGATTATGCTAGAGAAAATAATATTTCAGATTTACATTTACTTGAAGGTGAAAAAATATATTTTAGAAAAGATGGAAAAATAATAGAATATGACAACTATATCACAGTTAATAAAGATGAGCTTTTAGAAATTTGTAATGGAAAAATTGAAGAAGATTTTGCTTATACAGATTCTAAAAATCAGAGATATAGAGTAAATTCTTTTCTAACAAGAGGGAAACTAGCCTTAGTTATTAGAATAATAAATAAAGAGCCAATAAAACTTAAAGGAAAATTTATTAATAAATTAATTGATGAAAAAATATTATCTTTAAAAGATGGTTTAGTTTTAGTAACAGGGATTACAGGAAGTGGTAAATCAACAACCCTTGCTAATATAATAGAAAAATTTAATGAAAATAAAAATTTAAAAATTTTAACAATAGAAGATCCCATTGAATATATTTTTGAGAATAAGAAGTCTTTAATTATTCAAAGGGAGCTAGGAAAAGATGTTGAAAGTTTTGAAAAAGCTTTAAAAAGTTCACTAAGACAAGATCCAGATGTTATAATACTTGGAGAAATTAGAGATGAAGAAAGTCTATATTCAGCTTTAAAGTTAGCAGAAACAGGACATTTAGTTTTTTCAACCTTACATACTATGAATACAGTTGAGAGTGTAAATAGGCTAATTTCTATGGTAAAAAGTGAGAAAAAAGATTTCATAAGGGAGCAATTAGCTTCAGTTTTAAGATTTATTCTTTCACAAGAATTGCATAGAGGGAAAAAGACTATTCCAATTTTTGAAGTTTTAAATAATACTAAAGCAGTTGCAAATTTAATTTTAAATAATAAATTAAATCAAATTCCTACTCTTATAGAAAGTGGAATAGAAAATTTTATGATAACAAAAGAAAAATATTTAAAAAATTTAGAAACAGAGAGTGATTAA
- a CDS encoding coproporphyrinogen III oxidase, with product MLIETNIEVNLRSIEEFTRVMVSELLEDKINFEILKEDNFIKIKVKSEKLNKNIEFSYIDLENKIEDQVLTMCKISLLKLLDKKYDWGSLMGVRPTKVLRRLLINGCDYKEARKILKDFYLVTDKKINLMETVVKKELELLDKEHINLYIGIPFCPTKCKYCSFASYEINGGVGRFYNDFVEALLKEIQIVGDFLKTYSKKVSSIYFGGGTPSTLTEEDLERVLKKLLENINMTDVKEFTFEAGREDSLNIKKLEIMKKYSVDRISLNPQSFNLETLKRVNRRFNRENFDLIFKEAKKLEFIINMDLIIGLPEETTEEILETLSQLKDYDIDNLTIHCLAFKRASKLFKESQERNSIDRALIEKYIQKIVEEKTMKPYYMYRQKNIIEWGENIGYSKEGKESIFNIEMIEENQNTMALGGGGISKIVIEERNGIDYIERYVNPKDPALYIRELDKRCKEKIEMFKKEKI from the coding sequence TTGTTAATAGAAACAAATATAGAAGTAAATTTGAGAAGTATAGAAGAATTTACTAGGGTGATGGTGTCAGAACTTTTAGAAGATAAAATTAATTTTGAAATTTTAAAAGAAGATAATTTTATTAAAATAAAGGTAAAATCTGAAAAATTAAATAAAAATATAGAGTTTTCATATATAGATTTAGAAAATAAAATAGAAGACCAAGTATTAACTATGTGTAAAATAAGTTTATTAAAACTTTTAGATAAAAAATATGATTGGGGTTCTCTTATGGGAGTACGTCCAACAAAGGTTTTAAGAAGACTTTTAATTAATGGTTGTGATTATAAAGAGGCTAGAAAGATTTTAAAAGATTTCTATTTAGTGACAGATAAAAAAATAAATCTTATGGAAACTGTTGTAAAAAAAGAATTAGAGCTTTTAGATAAAGAGCATATAAACCTATATATTGGAATACCTTTTTGCCCAACTAAATGTAAATATTGTTCTTTTGCTTCCTATGAAATAAATGGTGGAGTAGGAAGATTCTATAATGATTTTGTAGAGGCACTTTTAAAAGAAATTCAAATAGTAGGAGATTTCTTAAAGACATATAGTAAAAAAGTATCTTCTATATATTTTGGTGGAGGAACTCCAAGTACCTTAACGGAAGAAGATTTAGAAAGAGTTTTAAAGAAATTACTTGAAAATATAAATATGACAGATGTAAAAGAATTTACTTTTGAAGCAGGTAGAGAGGATTCTTTAAATATTAAAAAGTTAGAAATAATGAAAAAATATTCTGTGGATAGGATAAGTTTGAATCCACAATCATTTAATTTAGAAACTTTGAAAAGGGTAAATAGAAGATTTAATAGAGAAAATTTTGATTTAATTTTTAAAGAAGCAAAAAAATTAGAATTTATCATAAATATGGATTTAATAATAGGTTTGCCAGAGGAGACAACAGAAGAAATTTTAGAAACTTTAAGTCAGTTAAAAGATTATGATATAGATAATTTAACTATACATTGTTTAGCATTTAAAAGAGCATCAAAATTATTTAAAGAAAGCCAAGAAAGAAATAGTATTGATAGAGCTTTAATTGAAAAATATATACAAAAAATAGTTGAAGAAAAGACTATGAAACCTTATTATATGTATAGGCAAAAAAATATTATTGAATGGGGAGAAAATATAGGCTATTCAAAAGAAGGAAAAGAAAGTATTTTTAATATTGAAATGATAGAGGAAAATCAAAATACTATGGCACTAGGTGGAGGGGGAATAAGTAAAATAGTTATAGAAGAAAGAAATGGAATAGACTATATAGAAAGATATGTGAACCCTAAAGACCCTGCACTATATATAAGAGAATTAGATAAAAGATGTAAAGAAAAAATAGAAATGTTTAAGAAGGAGAAAATATGA
- the nusB gene encoding transcription antitermination factor NusB, with amino-acid sequence MNKNFEEQEKKVKGGVRLAREEVFKLVFGAEATEATSDELKQDFDIYLQNDEQFIATLSEKQLEFIRSSINGIAENYDNIKNIIKENTKNWAYARIGVIERALLIVATYEFSFKNTPIEVIANEIVELAKEYGNEKSYEFVNGVLANIEKSKK; translated from the coding sequence ATGAATAAAAATTTTGAAGAACAAGAAAAAAAAGTAAAAGGTGGAGTAAGACTAGCAAGAGAAGAAGTATTTAAGTTAGTTTTTGGAGCTGAAGCAACTGAGGCAACTTCTGATGAATTGAAACAAGATTTTGATATATATTTACAAAATGATGAGCAATTCATAGCTACTTTAAGTGAGAAACAATTAGAGTTTATAAGAAGTTCTATTAATGGAATAGCTGAAAATTATGATAATATTAAAAATATTATAAAGGAAAATACTAAAAACTGGGCTTATGCAAGAATAGGTGTAATTGAAAGAGCTTTATTAATAGTAGCAACTTATGAATTCTCCTTTAAAAATACTCCTATTGAAGTTATTGCTAATGAAATAGTTGAATTGGCAAAAGAGTATGGGAATGAAAAGTCTTATGAATTTGTAAATGGTGTTTTGGCAAATATAGAAAAAAGTAAAAAATAG
- a CDS encoding Asp23/Gls24 family envelope stress response protein, which produces MSELGNIRIADDVVKTIAAKAAADVEGVYKLAGGVVDEVSKMLGKKRPTNGVKVEVGEVECSIEIYVVVKYGYKIPEVAEAVQKAVLEEVSNLSGLKVVEVNVYVQNVKMEEVEETTEEFED; this is translated from the coding sequence ATGTCAGAATTAGGAAACATAAGAATAGCAGATGATGTAGTAAAAACAATAGCAGCAAAGGCAGCAGCAGATGTAGAGGGTGTTTACAAACTAGCTGGTGGAGTTGTAGATGAAGTTAGCAAAATGTTAGGAAAGAAAAGACCAACTAATGGTGTTAAAGTTGAAGTTGGAGAAGTAGAATGTAGTATAGAAATTTATGTAGTTGTTAAATATGGATATAAAATTCCAGAAGTTGCAGAAGCAGTTCAAAAAGCTGTTTTAGAAGAAGTATCTAATTTAAGTGGATTAAAAGTTGTTGAAGTTAATGTCTATGTACAAAATGTAAAAATGGAAGAAGTAGAAGAAACAACTGAAGAATTTGAAGATTAA
- a CDS encoding YifB family Mg chelatase-like AAA ATPase: MKKKIFTSSYLGLESYLVEVEVDISRGLPMFSIVGMGDTAILESKFRVKAALKNSNYEIVPQKIVVNLSPAGIKKEGAQFDLPIALGIILEMKLLKDERDLFRDYLFIGELSLDGEVKGVSGTINSVILAKEKGFKGIVIPYENRNEASLIDGVDIVAVKNISDVVNFIENGIKLEFEKINLIKTEEDILDFSDVKGQYFAKRAMEISAAGGHNILLIGSPGSGKSMLAKRIIGILPEMTESEIVESTKIYSVAGELSERNPIISKRPVRMPHHSTTLAAMVGGGKKALPGEISLASNGILILDEMSEFKHSVLEALRQPLEDGYVSVTRAMYRVEFKSNFILVGRSNPCPCGHLYEGKCKCSATEIERYTKKLSGPILDRIDLVIQMKRLSEEELVNDKKEESSTDIRKRVIKARGIQTKRYGETKTNSKMSQEELKKYCIIKEEDKRFLISALENLQISARVYDKILKIARTIADLEGNQDIERKHLLEAISFKKK, from the coding sequence ATGAAGAAAAAGATTTTTACAAGTAGCTATCTAGGTCTAGAATCATATTTAGTTGAAGTAGAAGTTGATATTTCAAGAGGCTTACCTATGTTTTCAATAGTTGGTATGGGAGATACAGCTATACTTGAAAGTAAGTTTAGAGTAAAAGCAGCTTTGAAAAATTCTAATTATGAGATAGTACCTCAAAAGATAGTTGTTAATTTATCCCCAGCAGGTATAAAAAAAGAAGGGGCACAATTTGATTTACCAATAGCTTTAGGTATAATTTTAGAGATGAAGCTTTTAAAAGATGAAAGAGATTTATTTAGAGATTATCTTTTCATTGGAGAATTGTCTTTAGATGGAGAAGTAAAAGGTGTGAGTGGAACAATAAACAGTGTTATTCTTGCCAAAGAAAAAGGTTTTAAAGGAATAGTTATTCCTTATGAAAATAGAAATGAAGCAAGTTTGATAGATGGTGTAGATATAGTTGCTGTTAAAAATATATCAGATGTTGTAAATTTTATAGAAAATGGAATTAAATTAGAATTTGAAAAAATAAATTTAATTAAAACAGAAGAAGATATTTTAGATTTTTCTGATGTAAAAGGTCAGTATTTTGCAAAAAGAGCAATGGAAATTTCAGCAGCAGGAGGACACAATATACTTTTAATAGGTAGTCCTGGTTCTGGAAAATCTATGCTTGCTAAAAGAATAATAGGCATACTTCCAGAAATGACTGAAAGTGAAATTGTTGAAAGTACAAAAATATATAGTGTAGCAGGTGAATTATCTGAAAGAAACCCAATAATATCAAAAAGGCCAGTGAGAATGCCACATCATAGTACAACACTTGCAGCTATGGTGGGTGGAGGAAAAAAAGCCTTGCCAGGTGAGATAAGTTTAGCAAGTAATGGAATTTTAATACTTGATGAAATGAGTGAGTTTAAACATTCTGTCTTAGAAGCTTTAAGACAACCTTTGGAAGATGGTTATGTAAGTGTAACAAGAGCCATGTATAGAGTTGAATTTAAAAGTAACTTTATTTTAGTCGGAAGAAGTAATCCTTGTCCTTGTGGGCATCTATATGAAGGAAAATGTAAATGCTCAGCCACAGAGATAGAAAGATACACTAAAAAATTGTCAGGACCTATTTTAGATAGAATAGATTTAGTTATACAAATGAAAAGATTGAGTGAAGAAGAATTAGTAAATGATAAAAAAGAAGAAAGTTCAACTGATATAAGGAAAAGAGTTATAAAAGCTAGAGGAATTCAAACTAAAAGATATGGAGAAACTAAAACTAATTCAAAAATGAGTCAGGAAGAATTAAAAAAATATTGTATAATAAAAGAGGAAGATAAGAGATTTTTAATATCTGCTTTAGAAAATTTACAAATTTCTGCAAGAGTCTATGATAAAATTTTAAAAATTGCTAGAACAATAGCAGATTTAGAAGGAAATCAAGATATAGAAAGAAAACACTTATTAGAAGCAATATCATTTAAAAAAAAATAG
- a CDS encoding AAA family ATPase, whose product MNLELRNIGLIEQGELELNGITLIAAENDAGKSTIGKALFSLLFSTNNFKKRFLKDLKKRVRDNFLLYSYLSLSKNGFKDKNYKKLKKIEEDFIKITEKNLSNNCIVLEEFETIFSEMTIIIKELEEKCKEEIDVYKSLFTKNKRLEIKDLKEILNYDEIVKTVFQDSFEEEFETGISNIFSGFKDSYIKFKDDKEEIIEVNFNDSKIKNYKFKADVIGKYNVIYIESPILLDYLDEINKSENSEKISTPPAKVEVLKEAIKVEKKLDMIDKMLEGNKNYNEILKNIKREVSGDLEYDKNVDKIIFKRFGKDISIKNIATGIKSFGILEILLKNNRLDSNTILVIDEPEVHLHPKWQIKYAEFLILISKKLGVRMLLNSHSPYFIRALDVYGEEYKFQDFIKFYTLLQDKKRISTKVVELNKDLSSIFKLLMEPYETFEKILAKSDKDD is encoded by the coding sequence ATGAATTTAGAATTAAGAAATATAGGTTTAATAGAGCAAGGAGAATTAGAATTAAATGGAATTACCCTTATTGCTGCAGAAAATGATGCTGGAAAAAGTACTATAGGAAAAGCTTTGTTTTCTCTTTTATTTTCAACGAACAATTTTAAAAAAAGATTTCTGAAAGATTTGAAAAAAAGGGTAAGGGATAATTTTTTGTTATACTCTTATTTATCATTATCAAAAAATGGTTTTAAAGATAAAAATTATAAAAAATTAAAAAAAATTGAAGAAGATTTTATTAAAATTACAGAGAAAAATTTATCAAATAATTGTATTGTACTTGAAGAATTTGAAACAATTTTCTCTGAAATGACCATTATAATAAAGGAATTAGAAGAAAAATGCAAGGAAGAAATAGATGTATATAAGTCTTTATTTACTAAAAATAAAAGATTAGAGATTAAAGATTTAAAAGAGATTTTAAATTATGATGAGATAGTAAAAACAGTTTTTCAAGATTCTTTTGAAGAAGAATTTGAAACAGGCATATCAAATATTTTTTCTGGATTTAAGGATTCTTACATAAAATTTAAAGATGATAAAGAAGAAATCATTGAAGTTAATTTTAATGATAGTAAAATTAAAAATTATAAATTTAAAGCAGATGTTATCGGGAAATATAATGTTATTTATATAGAGTCACCTATTTTATTGGATTATTTAGATGAAATAAATAAAAGTGAAAATTCAGAAAAAATAAGCACTCCCCCTGCTAAAGTAGAAGTTTTAAAAGAAGCTATAAAAGTTGAAAAAAAACTAGATATGATTGATAAAATGTTAGAAGGAAATAAAAATTATAATGAGATTTTAAAAAACATTAAACGTGAAGTTTCTGGAGATTTGGAATATGATAAAAATGTAGATAAAATTATATTTAAAAGATTTGGAAAAGATATAAGTATAAAAAATATTGCAACAGGAATAAAGTCTTTTGGAATATTAGAAATTCTTTTAAAAAATAATAGGTTAGACAGTAATACAATATTAGTTATTGATGAACCAGAAGTACATTTACACCCTAAATGGCAGATAAAATATGCAGAATTTTTAATATTGATTTCTAAAAAATTAGGAGTTAGAATGTTGTTAAATTCACATAGTCCATATTTTATAAGGGCTTTAGATGTTTATGGAGAAGAATATAAATTTCAAGATTTTATAAAATTTTATACATTACTTCAAGACAAAAAAAGAATATCTACAAAGGTTGTTGAATTAAATAAAGATTTAAGTAGCATTTTTAAATTGTTAATGGAACCTTATGAAACATTTGAAAAAATTTTAGCTAAAAGTGATAAAGATGACTGA
- the prmA gene encoding 50S ribosomal protein L11 methyltransferase: protein MKVLEAKIIYESDDLEKYKKIISDIFYDFGVTGLKIEEPILNKDPLNFYKDEKQFLISENSVSAYFPLNIYSEKRKKVLEETFAEKFSEDENIVYNLDFYEYDEEDYQNSWKKYLFVEKVSEKFVVKPTWREYEKQDNELVIELDPGRAFGTGSHPTTSLLLKLMEKQDFSNKSVIDIGTGSGILMIAGKFLGAGEVYGTDIDEFSMEVAKENLILNNISLNDVKLLKGNLLEVIENKKFDIVVCNILADVLVKLLDEIKYILKENSIVLFSGIIEDKLKEVVSKAEDVGLEVVEVKADKEWRAVYFKRK from the coding sequence ATGAAGGTTTTAGAAGCTAAAATTATCTATGAAAGTGATGATTTAGAGAAATACAAGAAAATAATTTCAGATATATTCTATGATTTTGGAGTTACAGGCTTAAAAATAGAAGAGCCTATTTTAAATAAGGACCCTTTAAATTTCTATAAAGATGAAAAACAATTTTTAATATCTGAAAATTCAGTATCTGCTTATTTTCCATTGAATATTTACTCAGAAAAAAGAAAAAAAGTTTTAGAAGAAACTTTTGCTGAAAAGTTTTCAGAAGATGAAAATATAGTTTATAACTTAGATTTCTATGAATATGATGAGGAAGATTATCAAAATAGCTGGAAAAAATATTTATTTGTTGAAAAAGTCAGTGAAAAATTTGTTGTAAAACCTACATGGAGAGAATATGAAAAGCAAGATAATGAACTTGTTATAGAACTTGACCCAGGTAGAGCTTTTGGAACAGGTTCACACCCTACAACTTCACTTCTGTTAAAGTTAATGGAAAAACAAGATTTTTCTAATAAATCTGTAATAGATATAGGTACAGGTTCTGGAATACTTATGATAGCAGGGAAATTTTTAGGAGCTGGTGAAGTCTATGGAACAGATATAGATGAATTTTCTATGGAAGTTGCTAAAGAAAATCTAATTTTAAATAACATTTCTTTAAATGATGTTAAACTTTTAAAAGGAAACTTGCTTGAAGTTATTGAAAACAAGAAATTTGATATAGTTGTATGTAATATTTTAGCAGATGTTTTAGTAAAATTGCTTGATGAAATTAAGTATATTTTAAAAGAAAATTCAATAGTTCTATTTTCTGGAATAATTGAAGATAAGTTAAAGGAAGTAGTAAGTAAGGCAGAAGATGTAGGACTTGAAGTAGTTGAAGTCAAGGCTGATAAAGAATGGAGAGCAGTGTACTTTAAAAGAAAATAA
- a CDS encoding manganese efflux pump MntP, with amino-acid sequence MSTISVLITALALAMYAMSLSIYQGIASTEAQKKQNFFKIVLTFGIFQFAMALVGSLSGTLFIHYISLYSKYVSFAIFLFLGLMMLKEALKNEEMEYEEKYLDFKTLIIMGIATSLDSLLVGLTFSILPFFQTFLYTIEIGIITAIIAGLGFILGDKFGNILGQKSHFLGAGLLIFISINILL; translated from the coding sequence ATGTCAACTATTAGTGTATTAATAACAGCCTTAGCACTTGCTATGTATGCTATGTCCCTTTCTATTTATCAAGGGATAGCCTCAACAGAAGCTCAAAAGAAACAGAATTTTTTTAAAATTGTATTAACTTTTGGTATCTTTCAGTTTGCAATGGCATTAGTGGGCTCATTGTCAGGAACTTTATTTATACACTATATTTCATTATACTCAAAATATGTTTCATTTGCTATATTTTTATTTTTAGGACTTATGATGTTAAAGGAAGCCTTAAAAAATGAAGAAATGGAATACGAAGAAAAATATTTAGATTTTAAAACTTTAATTATAATGGGGATTGCCACAAGTTTAGATTCGTTATTAGTTGGATTAACATTTTCAATTTTACCTTTTTTCCAAACTTTTCTATATACAATTGAAATCGGAATTATTACTGCTATAATAGCTGGACTAGGTTTTATTCTAGGAGATAAATTTGGAAATATCTTAGGACAAAAGTCTCATTTTTTGGGAGCTGGACTTTTAATTTTTATATCAATAAATATTTTATTATAA
- the amaP gene encoding alkaline shock response membrane anchor protein AmaP: MFKKIMFFFAWIGIFLISLVSLNYVLLPGQFFYDNPYTANITTFQYKMVILVLASLYIFICLYKFFSLFERKKDYERKTENGTLKISRATINNYVNDLLRKDPDITGIKTTSELKGNKFLIFVKCELLARINIANKIAQLQNLIKNDLSENIGVDVNKVVVNISKLEAREGIDKEKEVMTETSDIPNDEVSEDVEVSN, encoded by the coding sequence ATGTTTAAAAAAATAATGTTTTTCTTTGCTTGGATAGGAATATTTTTAATATCCCTAGTAAGTTTAAATTATGTACTTTTACCTGGACAATTTTTCTATGATAATCCTTATACTGCAAATATAACTACATTTCAATATAAAATGGTTATACTTGTTTTGGCTTCTTTATATATTTTTATATGTCTATATAAATTTTTCAGCCTTTTTGAAAGAAAAAAAGATTATGAAAGAAAAACTGAAAATGGTACATTAAAAATTTCAAGAGCTACAATAAATAACTATGTAAATGATTTATTAAGAAAAGATCCAGATATTACAGGAATAAAAACAACAAGTGAATTAAAAGGAAATAAGTTTTTAATTTTTGTTAAATGTGAATTATTAGCTAGAATTAATATTGCTAATAAAATAGCACAACTTCAAAACTTAATTAAAAATGATTTAAGTGAAAATATTGGAGTTGATGTTAATAAAGTTGTAGTTAATATTTCTAAATTAGAGGCAAGAGAAGGAATTGATAAAGAAAAAGAAGTAATGACAGAAACTTCTGATATCCCTAATGATGAAGTTAGTGAGGATGTAGAGGTGAGTAACTAA
- a CDS encoding Hsp33 family molecular chaperone HslO, whose translation MGRLIRGISKNARFFVADTTDIVQEALDIHKYDEYSMKIFGKFCTLAALMGATLKGEDKLTIRADTDGYIKNIVVNSDANGNVKGYLVNTTDENFDGLGKGTMRIIKDMGLKEPYVAISNIDYSNLPNNISEFFYNSEQIPTVISLAVESTNDGKILCAGAFMVQLLPNADEDFITKLERKAEAIRPMNELMKGGMSLERIINLLYDDMDTEDDSLVEEYEILEEKEIKYSCDCSAERFQKGIMTLGKEELKHIFEEEKEIEAECQFCGKKYKFTENDFEDILKK comes from the coding sequence ATGGGAAGATTAATAAGAGGAATAAGTAAAAATGCTAGATTTTTTGTTGCAGACACAACAGATATAGTTCAAGAAGCCTTAGATATACATAAATATGATGAATATTCTATGAAAATATTTGGAAAATTTTGTACTTTAGCTGCTTTGATGGGAGCAACATTAAAAGGTGAAGATAAATTAACTATTAGGGCAGATACTGATGGTTATATAAAAAATATAGTTGTAAATTCAGATGCCAATGGTAATGTAAAAGGTTATCTTGTAAATACAACAGATGAAAATTTTGATGGTTTAGGAAAAGGTACAATGAGAATAATTAAAGATATGGGCTTAAAAGAACCTTATGTAGCAATTAGCAATATTGATTATTCAAATTTACCTAATAATATAAGTGAATTTTTCTATAATTCAGAGCAAATTCCAACAGTTATTTCACTTGCTGTTGAATCTACAAATGATGGAAAAATTCTATGTGCAGGAGCTTTTATGGTGCAATTACTTCCTAATGCAGATGAAGATTTTATAACTAAATTAGAAAGAAAAGCAGAAGCTATAAGACCTATGAATGAACTTATGAAAGGTGGAATGTCACTTGAAAGAATAATAAATCTTCTATATGATGATATGGACACAGAAGATGATAGTTTAGTTGAAGAATATGAAATCTTAGAAGAAAAAGAAATAAAATATAGCTGTGATTGTAGTGCTGAAAGATTTCAAAAAGGGATTATGACACTAGGAAAAGAAGAATTAAAACATATCTTTGAAGAAGAAAAAGAAATTGAAGCAGAATGTCAATTCTGTGGTAAAAAATATAAGTTCACTGAAAATGATTTTGAAGATATATTGAAGAAATAA
- a CDS encoding TIGR00282 family metallophosphoesterase, producing the protein MKVLVVGDIVGRPGRNTLQAFLEKYKDNYDFIIVNGENSAAGFGITIKIADEFLSWGIDVISGGNHSWDKKEIYEYMDNSDRFLRPANYPEGVCGKGYTILEDKKGNKIALISLQGRVFMTAVDCPFRTARRLIDEISKTTKNIIVDFHAEATSEKIALGKYLDGDISLFYGTHTHVQTADEKILNNGTGYISDVGMTGSQNGVIGTNLETIINKFLTSLPQKFEVAEGDEQLCGIEVEIDEKTGKCQKIKRINWSENEGFRS; encoded by the coding sequence ATGAAAGTATTAGTAGTAGGAGATATAGTAGGAAGACCTGGAAGAAATACTTTACAGGCGTTTTTAGAAAAATATAAAGATAATTATGATTTTATAATAGTAAATGGAGAAAATTCAGCAGCTGGTTTTGGAATTACAATAAAAATAGCAGATGAATTTTTATCTTGGGGAATAGATGTAATAAGTGGAGGAAATCATAGCTGGGATAAAAAAGAAATTTATGAATATATGGATAATTCAGACAGATTTTTAAGACCAGCTAATTATCCAGAAGGGGTTTGTGGAAAAGGTTACACAATTTTAGAAGATAAAAAAGGCAATAAAATTGCCTTAATATCTTTACAAGGTAGAGTTTTTATGACTGCTGTTGACTGTCCTTTTAGAACTGCAAGAAGATTAATAGATGAAATTTCAAAAACAACTAAAAATATAATAGTAGATTTTCATGCAGAAGCAACTTCTGAAAAGATTGCATTAGGAAAGTATTTAGATGGAGATATTTCACTTTTCTATGGAACTCATACTCATGTGCAAACAGCTGATGAGAAAATATTAAATAATGGAACTGGGTATATTTCAGATGTAGGAATGACAGGTTCACAAAATGGAGTTATAGGAACAAATTTAGAAACTATAATAAATAAATTTTTAACTTCATTACCACAAAAGTTTGAAGTTGCAGAAGGTGATGAACAACTGTGTGGGATAGAAGTTGAAATTGATGAAAAAACTGGAAAATGTCAAAAAATAAAAAGAATAAATTGGAGTGAAAATGAAGGTTTTAGAAGCTAA